CGGGGGCCGGCCGCCGAAGTTCGACAAGGACGACTACAAGGAGGGCCACGCGGTGGAGTGCGGGATCAACCGCCTGAAGCGGCACCGCGCGGTGGCCACGAGGTACGACAAACTCGCCGTCCGCTACGAGGCCACCGTGCTGATCGCGGCCATCAATGAGTGGCTGTGATCAGTACAGCTTGCGGGCCAGCAACTGCACCGCCTGCGACCGATGGCCGTTCATCGTGGCAACCTCGATCCGGCTCTCGTCCACCAGGTCGAAGCCCGACAGCAGAGCACGCAGCTCCGCGATGTCGTGATGCCGACACACCGCACCGTCGTCTGTAGCGAACACCCCGTACGGTGTGCCGAATTGCTGGGCATAGGCCGCGTAGCGGCTGTGGTTTCGTTCGTCGTCCTGCAGGACCACGTCGCTGACGTAGAGCAGCCCGCCGGGCACCAGGACGCGGTTCAGCTCGTCGACCAGTGCCCGCTGAGCATTGCCGTCGGGGACACACGTCAACACTGCGAACAACAGGACGACATCGAAGCTCGCCGACGTGTGAGTCAGGTCCGGCGGGGACTCCAGGACGGCGAAGCGCAGGTCAGGCCGCGACTGACGGCCCCGCTCGATCAGCGCGGGAGACAGGTCTACACCGGACACGTCAGAGAAGCCGTGCTCGCTCAACTCGGCCATCACCCGGCCGTATCCACACCCGTAATCCAGGACCCGAGCGCTCCGGCTCACCCCCGCCAGCCAGCTGAGATTCACCGGATGGGTGAACGTCTTCGTTGCGCCGACGCTGTCCCAGTATGCGATCTGACTACCAAGATCCACCATGCGAGTGCAGCATAGGGCCATCACCGACTCCGCACGTCACCGCTTGATCCACCTCTGAAACAGACCCTAGCCCGAAGGCGCACGAGGAGAAGCGAGGCGAGAGCGATGCCTGACACGGACATCTGGGGGGTACGCACAGGAAGTCGGACACCATCCGCCGCATCGACACCGCGGAGGGGTGGGTCTACGTTGACCGGACCAAGGACGAGATCAAGGACGCGCCCGAGTAGGACGACGCCCGACACGCGGGCGAGCCCACCTACCTCGAACGGTTCGCCCGCTGTTACGGCACGCCCCCTATGTAGTGCCCTGGCAAGACCGGGGAGATACCGGCGGAAACAGCTTCAGGACAAGGTGGCCTGAGGTGCGACCACGGTGAAGATCGCCCCGTCGGCGTCGGCAAGGTCGATCCACCTGCTCGTGGTGGACGTGTGCACGGGCGGAGAGGACGTGCCGCCCAAACTCGTCGTGGCCGCGATCGCCTCTTCCAGGTCCGGTACAGGGAAGTGGACGTGCCAGCGCGGGCGGATCCCGGGGTCCGGTGCCTCGTCGGTCGCACGACCGCTGATGCGCGCGACGGCGGCGTGGCCGTGCCGCAGGACGACGTCGTCGTGCTCGTAGGACGCGACACAGCATCCGGCCCGCTCCCCCGCCCAGCCGAGCACCTCCCCGTAGAAGATCGCGGCCTCGAAGGCATGGCGTGTGTGCAGCTCCAGCCAGGCCGGGGCGCCGCCACGACCCACTGACCAGTCCGGGACGACCGCTCCCTCCCAGAACCCGAAGACCGCTCCGGCGGGGTCGGCCGCCAGCCCCGCCCTGCCGGTACCGAAGGCGAGGGGCCCCACCGCCATGGTCGCTCCGCGCTCGGAGATTCTGGCGGCGGTGACATCGGCGTCGGAGACGGCGAAGTAAGGCGTCCACGCCACCGGCAGGTCGAGTCGTTCGGCCGGTGCACCGATACCCGCGACGGGCATGCCCTCCTGGAGAGCGACCGAGAAACTGTCCCCGAGGCCGCTGGAACGGAACTCCCAGCCGAGGACACCGGCATAGAAGCTCTGCGCGGCAACCAGGTCCCAGGACATCAGACTGACCCAGCACGGGGCGCCCGCGATCTCGTGGCTCGAAGTGGACACGGCCGTCACCCTCGCATCACCCAGGCGGGAAGGGACACCTTCAACCGTAGACCCGCCAAAGGCATCGGGCCGCGAGCGGGCCCCGTCCGACAGGGAGCGCCTCCATCCGGAGGGGGAGACCGGACGGCGGCGCCCGTTCGCGCATGCCCTCGGCGCGCCGCTTCATGCGCACGAAGGCGTCACTCCCCACGCGGCAACAGCGGGCCCAGCGGTCCGAGGTCCAGGTTCAGGTCGTCCAGCGTGTAGCCGTGCTCGACGCAGAGATCGGACAGCGCGTCGTGCAGTGCCATCAGGGTCGCGCCCAGCTCCTCTTCCTGGTCGTCTGTGAGGTCGCCGGCGTCGACGCGTCGCAGGGCCTGCCTCTCGATGAGCTGGCGCACGAGTTCCACGATCGTGAGGACGAGCTTGAGGAGGTCCTCCTCCACGGTCTCGCGGCCTGTCCGGATCCGGCGAGCGGGAGGCAGGGACTCTTCGGCGGGGGTGGACGGCGCCTGGAGGAGACGGAACGTGTCGCCCAGGTTGGCCGCGACATCGCGCAGGGCGGGCGAGGGGGCCGGGGAGCTCTTCCGTTCCCCGGGCGTCGGACCGGTCCCACTCACGTCGGCCCCCGGTCGGCCGGTGCCAGCGGGTCCGCCTCGGTACCGACGGACACGATCAGGGCGCGGAGCGAGATGCGCACGAGGTCGATGTCGGCGATCGACAACACGATGTCGCCGGACAGGACCACGCCCCCGCTGAGCAGCCTGTCGAGCAGGTCGACCAGGGCGACCTGGCGTCCGGGCAGTGCTTCGACGGGCCTGGCGCCGGTCACGGCACTCGCCCGTCCCGGTCTTCGTCCGGCGGGAGCGACGGAGGCGGCGGCGGCATGGCGAAGGAGTAGGGGGCCCAGGGGCCTGTGACGTCGATGCGTATGCCATCGATGTCCTCCGCCGCCGCGGTGACCGCCTCGCGGAACGCGTCGGCCTGATAGTCCGGGACCAGGTAGGCGTCGTTGAGGACGTTCTCGTCAGGCCCGGCCAGGGTCCCGCGCTGGGCGGGGTGGCGCACGCAGTGCGGGGTGAAGCGGGAGGCGAGGGCCTCGATCCGTTCGGCGGCCTGCTGGGCGTGCAGGTAGCGGCTCTCCTGGGCGCTGTGCTGTGCGCGGCGCCGGCGCAGGTATGCCTTGCCGGGGCTGAGTGCGGCGGTGTCCCCTGAGTCGGCGGCTGTGTCGTCGTGCGTCTCCTCCGAAGGCACTGCGGCGGTGACGTAGAGCTTGACCCCGAACTCGCTCTGGCCACGGAGCAGGTCGATCCGCTCGGCGAAGGCGTGCCGCTGGGCGACGAGCGCCCGGCGAGCCCGGTCGTCGTTCTGGTAGACGGTGGCCAGGCGCAGGGGCAGGACAGTGTCGTGGCGGGCGATCGTCTGGACGACCTCGTTGTGGGCCCTTGCGACGCCCTCCAGCCACTCCAGGTCCTCGAAGCGCTGCTTCAGTGCACGTTCGTCGAATTCGTGGGGTGCGACGCGGCTGATGACGAACGCGACGGCGTCCTCCGTGCCGCTCGTACGGAGGGTGCTGCCCGGCACGTCCTCGCTCTGGCTCTCGCTCTCCCCCGTAACGCCGAGGAGGGAGACGGGTGCCCCCGACACGCCGCGGACGCCGAGGAGCTCCGTCCGCAGCCGCCTTGTGTCGGGAGCCGCGGCGTAGACGTAGGTCAGTCCGTCGTGACCGTTCATGCTCTGCGCCTTCGGGGTGGTCGCTCAGCGGCGTCGTCCGACTCCTCGGCGGTACCCGGATCCGACTCCTCGGCGGTACCCGGCATCGTGGCCGCCTCACCGGACGCGTCCGTCTCGCGTCCCTGCGACCGGGATGTGGGCCTTCGCCGGGCGTCCCCAGGGGTCACGGCCTCGCGCCGCAGCTCTTCCAGTTCCGCGCGCAGCCGGCGGTTCTCCTCCGCCAGCGGATCACCGCTGTGTCTCGACGAGAGCGAGGGGTCGTGCTCCCACCAGTCGATGCCCATCTCCTTGGCCTTGTCCACGGAGGCGATCAGGATCCGCAGTTTGATGGTCAACAGCTCGATGTCGAGCAGGTTGATGCGGATGTCCCCGGCGATGACGATGCCCTTGTCCAGGACACGTTCGAGGATGTCCGCAAGGTTCGCGGAGGAACTCGGGCCGTACGGTATCGGCGCCGCTCGGGAAGGGACGTGCCCGAAGCGCTCGGGCAGGGGATCAGACACGACGCTGGCCTCGTCTCCGGTTATGGCGTCTGCTGCCGATGGGCCGTGATCTCGTCCAGCCGGTCGAGCAGCTCGTCCTCACGTTCGTCGAAGGTCTCCTGATCGATCTCACCTCGTACGAGCCGGCCCTCCAGGTCCGCGAGCTCCCGCCAGACGGGAGCGGGGTCGTAGTACTCCTCCTCCGCCTTCTCGGTCACCCTCTCGGCGACCCAGACGACGCCGCGCAGCGGGGCGAGCGGCAGCGTGAGCAGGTACGTCACCAGGCCCATCTTCGTGCCCTCCTTCCCGGGGGCGTTCAGTCACTGCACGAAGCTGTACGGCGGAAGCGGGCCGCTGAGCCGCAGCTCGACGTCGTCCTCGATCTCCTGGGCGAGGTTCGCCTGCGACGCGAGGAATTCCTGCTTCCGGTCCTCGGGGACCAACAACGAGAAGTTGAGGAAGTCATCGCCCGACGCCTCCCGGATGCTGTGTTCCCGGGAGAACGGCACCATCGCCTCGACGAGCCCGGACGCCAGGGCCTCCTGCCGTTCGCGCACCTGCGCGGCCACCAGCTGACCGAGGGCGAGCGGCAGCTGCGGATCCTCCTCCCCGGAGCGGATCCGCTCGTTCAGCTCCTGGGCCTCGGGCGTCTCCCGCAGGATCTGGCGCAGGAGCTGCTCCTCGTCCTGGGACGCGCGCACGTGGTACTCGGCGCAGCCGTCGAGCCGCTCCAGGTTGGCGAGGTAGCTGTCGGCGTCCCTGCGGAGCACCTCCTCGACCGTCGCCTCGTCGGGGGCGGTGTAGCCGAACTGCAGGGGCAGGACGGGGCCGCCCTGCATGAGACGTTCCTGCACTTCCTGGTGGATCAGCAGATCACGCCGCTTGGGCCGGATCTCCTCGGAGATGTCGCTGACCACGGCACGAAGCGGCCCGGAAGCGAGGACGCGTACGGGCGCCGATTCCGAGCCGACTCCGGACATCTCTTCGACGGAGGCGGGATGGTTCTCCGCGACGATCGCGTAGACGTAGAGGGCCATGGGTCACTCCCTCTCCCGGCGCGCCGTACGTCGGGCCGCGGGTCGCCGGCGCCGAGGAGCGGGCTCCTCCTCCGCTTCCTCCTCCTCGTCCGGTTCCTCGTCGTCGCGGGACTTTCCGGTCAGGGACTCCGTCACCGCTTCGACCGCCCCGCTGAGCGCCCCCTTGGACTTGCCGTGGGCCCCGTCCTCCACCATGTTCCCCACGACCTCGGGAAGCTGTGCCGGGGCCTTGCGGCCCGCCTCGAGATCGAGCCTGTTGCAGGCTTCGGCGAAGCGGAGGTACGTGTCCACGCTGGCCACGACGATCCGCGCGTCGATCTTGAGGATCTCTATGCCGACCAGGGAGACGCGGACGAAGACATCGATCACCAGTCCCCGGTCCAGTATCAGCTCCAGGACGTCGTAGAGACTGCCCGTGGAGCCGCCACCCCTGCTGACAGCACTGCCGCTCTGCGGCACCATGGTCATGGCGCCTCCTTTCACGGCCGACCCGACGTCAGAACGGCCGATCGATCATTCCGCGGTTGTAGCGGCGGGTTCGTTCGAACGAGATCAACGCCCCCTCCTCGTCGAGCTTCACCTTGTAGCTGGCCAGAACACTGGTCGTGTCGGGAATACGCTCCAGCTCCAGGACCTCCACCTGCGCCTCCCACCCCTCGTCGGTGGGCTTCAGCGAGGACACGGACTCCGGTGGTCTGCCCAGCAGTGTGGCGAGTTGGGCGGCAGCTGCTCGCATCGCTGAAGCCGCGTCGACGGATTTCGTCCGTCGTGACGCGGGCTTCCGCCGCTGGCGCTCCTGTCGTTTGTCGTCGTCGGCGTGCGCAGCTGCCCGGCGAGGGCGGTCCGGGTCCGATGAGGCCATATGGCGCTCCAAGAGGACGTACAGCCAACAAAGGCTAGAATTCCATGATATAGGGGCAAATGCCATGCCGGGAGAGCAGGCTCGTTCCTCACCGCCCGAACGGGGCGTCCTTTACGGGGGTAGGTGGCGCGCATCCCCACGCGAAAGTCCCGTACCGGGCGGCGGCACGGCCGCTGGCGCCCGGTGAAGGGACAGGGGTCATGGATGACACGACCAAGATCACCCTGGCGGCCGCGCTGGCCGGAGGCTACATCCTGGGACGCACGAAGAAGGCTCGCCTCGCGTTCACCCTGGCGACCTATATCGCGGGCCGGCGCTTCGGCCTGGAGCCGCGACAGCTCGTGACCCAGGGTCTGACCAAGCTCAAGGAGATTCCTCAGGTCGCCGACATAGGCGAGCAGCTCAGAGGCGAGGCTCTGGACGCCGGCCGCCAGGCACTGACTGCGGCAACCAACCGCAAGCTTGCCGAGCTCGCGGACTCGCTCCATGAACGGACGCTGGCGATCGGCAGCGGAGAGGGGAAGGGAGAGGAGGAGGACGAGGAAGGCCGCTACGACGACGAGGACGAGCCGTACGAGGACGAGGACGAGGACGAGAAGGAGGACGAGGGCTACGAGGAAGACGAGTTGGAGGCCGGGGAGGAACCTGAGGAGGAGGACGAGGACGAGGAGGAGGAGGAAGCCGAGGAGGAGACACCGGAGAGGCCACGCTCAAAGCGGTCCTCACCTCCGTCGTCCCGTACACGGGAGAGGGGAACGACCGAGTCTCGTCCACGTAGAGCCTCTGAGAGTCGAGCTACGACCTCGACTGGCAGGAAATCCGCCGCGCCGGCCAAGAGCACGGCCACCAAGCGGCCCCCGTCGAAGACCGCCGCGAAGAAGACCACGCCTCGGAGGCGGTCGACGTCCGAACGGGCGCCCGCGAAGAAGGCCGCGCCGGCGAAGCGAGCCGCCCCGGCGAAGAAGACCACCAGCGCCCGGCCGGCGAAGAAGACGACAGCGCGTAAGACGGCGGCGGAGAAGCCGGCGGCCGGGAAGGCCCCCGCAAAGAAGGCGCCCGCGAAAAAGGCCCCAGCCAAGAAGGCCCCCGCAAAGAAGGCGCCGGCGAAGAAGGCGCCCGCCAAGAAGACCGCAGCGAAGAAGACCGCGGCGCGCACGAGCCCGTCCCGCAAGCCGGCGGCGAAGAAGACGGCGGCGCGCAAGCCGTCGACGCGGAGGTAGGTCATGGCAACCGAAGACCGCAGAGACGACAAGAAGTCCGAATCCGGACTGGACCGGTTGCTTGGTGAGCTGGGTGGGTTCCTCACCGCCCAGGCCGGAGAATTGGCGGAGAAGGCCACGGACAAGCTCGGAGACGTCACCGACCAGCTGTACGACGTGGCCGAAAACGGCGGCAAGCTCACGGATATCGGCGGACGCATCTTCCAGGGCGACTCCCCTGTGAAAGCCATGGTGGGGAGTTCACTCGGCGGCCTCAAGGACAAAGTCACCGATGCCGCGTCGAACCTGTTCGGCGGAGGCAAAGGCAAGCGCAAGAGCGGAACCCAGAAGATCACCAGCATGGTCGAGACGGTCGACGTGGGCGCTCCCTTGCGCAGGGTCTACAACCATTGGACCCAGTACGAGGATTTCAGCGGATTCACCAAGGGCGTCCGCAACGTCTCGCAGGGCGACGAGACGAGCACCGACTGGAAGGTCAAGGTCGGCCCCTCGACCCGCAGTTGGAAGGCCACGGTCCAGGAGCAGGTGCCCGACGACCACATCATCTGGACCTCCGACGGTGCCAAGGGGTCGACTCGGGGCTGTGTGAGCTTCCATGAGCTCGCCCCGTCCCTCACCCGGATCCTGCTCACCGTCGAGTACTACCCCTCCGGCCTCTTCGAGAAGACGGGCAACCTGTGGCGCGCCCAGGGCCGTCGGCTCCGGCTCGACCTCAAGCACTTCCGCCGCCATGTCACCCTCACGGACGACGAGCCGGAGGGCTGGCGCGGCGAGATCCGCGACGGCGAAGTGGTCCGCTCTCACGAGGAAGCCCTCGAGGAGGAGGAACAGGAGAACGGCGAGACCGGCG
This is a stretch of genomic DNA from Streptomyces sp. R44. It encodes these proteins:
- a CDS encoding GvpL/GvpF family gas vesicle protein, whose translation is MNGHDGLTYVYAAAPDTRRLRTELLGVRGVSGAPVSLLGVTGESESQSEDVPGSTLRTSGTEDAVAFVISRVAPHEFDERALKQRFEDLEWLEGVARAHNEVVQTIARHDTVLPLRLATVYQNDDRARRALVAQRHAFAERIDLLRGQSEFGVKLYVTAAVPSEETHDDTAADSGDTAALSPGKAYLRRRRAQHSAQESRYLHAQQAAERIEALASRFTPHCVRHPAQRGTLAGPDENVLNDAYLVPDYQADAFREAVTAAAEDIDGIRIDVTGPWAPYSFAMPPPPPSLPPDEDRDGRVP
- a CDS encoding histone protein — protein: MDDTTKITLAAALAGGYILGRTKKARLAFTLATYIAGRRFGLEPRQLVTQGLTKLKEIPQVADIGEQLRGEALDAGRQALTAATNRKLAELADSLHERTLAIGSGEGKGEEEDEEGRYDDEDEPYEDEDEDEKEDEGYEEDELEAGEEPEEEDEDEEEEEAEEETPERPRSKRSSPPSSRTRERGTTESRPRRASESRATTSTGRKSAAPAKSTATKRPPSKTAAKKTTPRRRSTSERAPAKKAAPAKRAAPAKKTTSARPAKKTTARKTAAEKPAAGKAPAKKAPAKKAPAKKAPAKKAPAKKAPAKKTAAKKTAARTSPSRKPAAKKTAARKPSTRR
- a CDS encoding gas vesicle protein K, with product MSGTGPTPGERKSSPAPSPALRDVAANLGDTFRLLQAPSTPAEESLPPARRIRTGRETVEEDLLKLVLTIVELVRQLIERQALRRVDAGDLTDDQEEELGATLMALHDALSDLCVEHGYTLDDLNLDLGPLGPLLPRGE
- a CDS encoding VOC family protein, which encodes MSWDLVAAQSFYAGVLGWEFRSSGLGDSFSVALQEGMPVAGIGAPAERLDLPVAWTPYFAVSDADVTAARISERGATMAVGPLAFGTGRAGLAADPAGAVFGFWEGAVVPDWSVGRGGAPAWLELHTRHAFEAAIFYGEVLGWAGERAGCCVASYEHDDVVLRHGHAAVARISGRATDEAPDPGIRPRWHVHFPVPDLEEAIAATTSLGGTSSPPVHTSTTSRWIDLADADGAIFTVVAPQATLS
- a CDS encoding SRPBCC family protein, coding for MATEDRRDDKKSESGLDRLLGELGGFLTAQAGELAEKATDKLGDVTDQLYDVAENGGKLTDIGGRIFQGDSPVKAMVGSSLGGLKDKVTDAASNLFGGGKGKRKSGTQKITSMVETVDVGAPLRRVYNHWTQYEDFSGFTKGVRNVSQGDETSTDWKVKVGPSTRSWKATVQEQVPDDHIIWTSDGAKGSTRGCVSFHELAPSLTRILLTVEYYPSGLFEKTGNLWRAQGRRLRLDLKHFRRHVTLTDDEPEGWRGEIRDGEVVRSHEEALEEEEQENGETGEEEDEEEDQEGQEPEEEYEDDEEYEDEEGDGEEYEDAEPDEDDEEYAEADEEGYAEGDRDEEADEDEEDDEYETAGRRRRRR
- a CDS encoding GvpL/GvpF family gas vesicle protein, which codes for MALYVYAIVAENHPASVEEMSGVGSESAPVRVLASGPLRAVVSDISEEIRPKRRDLLIHQEVQERLMQGGPVLPLQFGYTAPDEATVEEVLRRDADSYLANLERLDGCAEYHVRASQDEEQLLRQILRETPEAQELNERIRSGEEDPQLPLALGQLVAAQVRERQEALASGLVEAMVPFSREHSIREASGDDFLNFSLLVPEDRKQEFLASQANLAQEIEDDVELRLSGPLPPYSFVQ
- a CDS encoding gas vesicle protein GvpG; amino-acid sequence: MGLVTYLLTLPLAPLRGVVWVAERVTEKAEEEYYDPAPVWRELADLEGRLVRGEIDQETFDEREDELLDRLDEITAHRQQTP
- a CDS encoding gas vesicle structural protein GvpA, translated to MTMVPQSGSAVSRGGGSTGSLYDVLELILDRGLVIDVFVRVSLVGIEILKIDARIVVASVDTYLRFAEACNRLDLEAGRKAPAQLPEVVGNMVEDGAHGKSKGALSGAVEAVTESLTGKSRDDEEPDEEEEAEEEPAPRRRRPAARRTARRERE
- a CDS encoding gas vesicle protein, encoding MASSDPDRPRRAAAHADDDKRQERQRRKPASRRTKSVDAASAMRAAAAQLATLLGRPPESVSSLKPTDEGWEAQVEVLELERIPDTTSVLASYKVKLDEEGALISFERTRRYNRGMIDRPF
- a CDS encoding gas vesicle protein, producing the protein MTGARPVEALPGRQVALVDLLDRLLSGGVVLSGDIVLSIADIDLVRISLRALIVSVGTEADPLAPADRGPT
- the gvpJ gene encoding gas vesicle protein GvpJ encodes the protein MSDPLPERFGHVPSRAAPIPYGPSSSANLADILERVLDKGIVIAGDIRINLLDIELLTIKLRILIASVDKAKEMGIDWWEHDPSLSSRHSGDPLAEENRRLRAELEELRREAVTPGDARRRPTSRSQGRETDASGEAATMPGTAEESDPGTAEESDDAAERPPRRRRA
- a CDS encoding class I SAM-dependent methyltransferase; this translates as MVDLGSQIAYWDSVGATKTFTHPVNLSWLAGVSRSARVLDYGCGYGRVMAELSEHGFSDVSGVDLSPALIERGRQSRPDLRFAVLESPPDLTHTSASFDVVLLFAVLTCVPDGNAQRALVDELNRVLVPGGLLYVSDVVLQDDERNHSRYAAYAQQFGTPYGVFATDDGAVCRHHDIAELRALLSGFDLVDESRIEVATMNGHRSQAVQLLARKLY